In Hyphomicrobium denitrificans 1NES1, the genomic stretch AATGCTACGCAGTCTGTGGCGGGTTCTCATTTCCCCGCCGGCGTAGAAGCAAACGTGGTCGTCGGCTTGCCTGCCATCAGGTTGGCGGTGTTTGGTCTGCCGCAAAGATGCTCCCTTGATCCGGCCTAGAATGCGCCGCTCCTCGGCTCGGAAGAAAACGGATTTTGCAATCATCGCTTCTTCACGCGTACGGCGAAGCCGCCATAGGTCGAGCATGACATGTCGTACCTGCCCAGCGGCGCCATCATGTGCCAAGGAGCCTGTGGCGCATGCCTTTCGCGTCTTCTTTCTGTTCGCCGCCGTCGATGCGATCATAGCGGTCGGGCTCTGGTTACCTAAGCTTCTCGATATCGCTACGGGGGACGTCGCCGGAGTACCCTTGGCGGTTTGGCATCGCGACGAGCTACTCTTTGGCATGATGCCGGCGGTTCTTGCCGGTTTCGTGCTGACCGCTTTGCCACGCTGGACGCGGCGGCCTCCGGTAACCCCGACTACGCTAATGGCGCTTGCTGTTCTTTGGGTCGCCGGGCGCGTGGCGCACGCCCTGCCAGGAGAGAGCTTGCACGCGCAAGCGTGGGCTCCAGGAGTCGCGGCGGTGTTCGTAATGACCCTGGCGCTCGTGACTGCGCGCCAAGTGTTAGCGAGCCGCGCTTGGCGAGAATCGAAGATCGTGCTGCTCCTCGCTGGCTTTGCCGTAGCGGCCGGTTTCGCCTCACTGCATCCGGGGGGCGCCACGAAGGAGACGGCAATGCGCCTTGGCCTTGCGTCTGTCCTCGGTCTCGTTGTCGTGCTCGGCGGGCGCATCGCACCGGCGCTGACGGCCGCTTGGCTGAAGGCGCGGGGCGAATCGCCACCAGATCCGCGCCGGAGATGGATCGAGACGACTGCCGCTCTAGCTGTCGCGGCTGCTCTCTGTGCCTGGGTGATTGCACCCAAGGCCGGTGTCACGGCCGTGGCCTCAGCGTGCGCTTTCATCGTTCAAACGGAACGTCTGGCTCGTTGGCAGGGATGGCGGGTCTCGGACTCAGCATCCATACTCGCTCTGCATGCTGCGTACGGCTGGATTCCCGTCGGCTTCGCGCTCCATGCCGCTGCCATCGTCTGGCCGTCGTTCGTAAGCGAGGCTGCAGCGGTTCATGCTTGGGCGCTCGGCGCTATCGGACTCATGAGCATTGCTGTCATGGCAAGCATGATCAGACGGCATTCCCACACACCGTTCGTGTTCTCCGCATTGACGTCGGCATCGCTTTTTTGTGCGGCTATTGCCGTGCCCGCGCGCACCGTAGCGGAGGTGGCCTCGAATGGGCGCACGTTCTGGCTGCTTCTTTCAGCGACAAGCTGGATCGCTGCCTTTCTCCTATTCCTTCTTGCCTTCAGAGACCCGTTACTGCGACGCGCGACTTGGCGTGAGGTGTGATCTACTTGAATGTAATCAGGAGCATGGTCACCGCCACGGTATCCCAAGGCTGGATGTGATATGTTGGCTCGTTAGCCGGATCGAGGCGCAACCGGCTCCAAGTTCTTTGTTCAGTGCCGTGCTGGAGAAGCGCGTCTGGGTTGCTTCGCTCACACCATGAAGAACGGTGTGATGCGGCTCCTAGCGCCGATACCGTCCTATGTTCTTGGAAGCCGCTGTATTGAATGCGGAGACCTCGAGGGTACGTTGAGGTCTCCGCGACACACTCCTACATTACTGTTTAGGAGGTCCCTCGTGCATAATCGCGTCATTCTTCGGGCCATCTACATTGAGAAACCCGACGAGCCCGTGATCCAAGCGTGAGAGAGCATGATCGACCAGGACATAGCGACCTCCTCTGTCGAGCTTGAAGTCAACGATCGTAGCGCCGCCCGGCGGGACCGAGACGGTCTGCACGCCTGTCAGCGGCGGCGACGTGACACTGCCGAGCGCATAGACGTGATCGAATATCTCACCGATGACGTGGAAGGATGACGTGAAATTGGGTCCGCCTACGCCAAAGAAAATGCGTACCGTCTCGCCAACGTTGGCATAGAGGGGGTGCGTTCGGGTGAGAGCTCCGACAGAACCGTTGAAGAGAAAATATTCCGGTTTCTCGCTAATAAGCTTCTCATAGTCCATTTCCTGCTCGCCGGACGTGCCAAACGGTTTGACCGTGTAGATCTCGCCCTGCATGACGTAGAACTCGCGGT encodes the following:
- a CDS encoding NnrS family protein, with amino-acid sequence MAHAFRVFFLFAAVDAIIAVGLWLPKLLDIATGDVAGVPLAVWHRDELLFGMMPAVLAGFVLTALPRWTRRPPVTPTTLMALAVLWVAGRVAHALPGESLHAQAWAPGVAAVFVMTLALVTARQVLASRAWRESKIVLLLAGFAVAAGFASLHPGGATKETAMRLGLASVLGLVVVLGGRIAPALTAAWLKARGESPPDPRRRWIETTAALAVAAALCAWVIAPKAGVTAVASACAFIVQTERLARWQGWRVSDSASILALHAAYGWIPVGFALHAAAIVWPSFVSEAAAVHAWALGAIGLMSIAVMASMIRRHSHTPFVFSALTSASLFCAAIAVPARTVAEVASNGRTFWLLLSATSWIAAFLLFLLAFRDPLLRRATWREV